CGAGGGCGTCGAGGACCACGCCAGGCCCCTCGCCCCGCGCGGCCTGCGCGACGCCCCCGCCGCCGGGCGCGCCCTCGCCGAGGCCGACTGCCTGCCCGACCTCGCCCTGTGCTCCACGGCCGTACGCGCCCGCCGCACCTGGGAGCTGGCCTCCGCCGAATGGGGCACCCCGCCGCCGGTGCGCTACGACCGGCGGCTGTACGCGGCGGCCGTGCCCGAGCTGCTGGAGGCGGTCCGCGAGACGCCGCGCCAGGTGGAGACGCTGCTGCTCGTCGGGCACAACCCGGGCCTCGAGAAGCTGGTCCTGGAGCTGGCCGGGGACGGTCTCGACGACACGCTGGACCGGGTGCGGACGAAGTTCCCGACCGCCGCGATCGCCATCCTCTCCTGGCACGGCCCCGGCTGGCCCTCCCTCGGCCCCGGCACGGCCCTGCTGACCTCGCTGACCGTACCGCGCGGGACGAAGAAGTAGCGCTACGCGCGCGTGTGACCGCCCGGGCCGCACCGACCCGCACACGCGCGTGCCCGACCGCCGGAGGCCGGCGTGCGCTGCGGCCGGCCTCCACGCGCGTGCCCGACCGCACGCGGCCGCATGCCCCGGTACGCGCCGTGACCGCCGCCGGCGGGCACCGCATAGGCTGACCGGATGCAGGACCAGTACCGCACAGTCGCCCGCGCGGGCGTGCACGAGACCGAGATCAACCGCTCCCGGTTCCTGTGCGCCCTCGCCCCGGCCGCCACCGAGCAGGAGGCGCAGGACTTCATCGCGTCCGTGCGCAAGGAGCACGCCGACGCCACCCACAACTGCTGGGCGTACGTCATCGGCGCCGACGCCTCCGTGCAGAAGGCGAGCGACGACGGCGAGCCGGGCGGCACGGCGGGCGTCCCCATGCTGCAGATGCTGCTGCGCCGTGAGATGCGCTACGTCGTCGCAGTCGTCACCCGGTACTACGGAGGCGTCAAGCTCGGCGCCGGCGGACTCATCCGCGCCTACGGCGGAGCCGTCGGCGAGACCCTGGACGTGCTCGGCACGCTCACCCGGCGCCGCTTCCGGCTGGCCACGGTGACCGTCGACCACCAGCGGGCCGGGAAGCTGCAGAACGACCTGCGCGCCACCGGACGCGAGGTCCGCGACGTCCGCTACGGCGAGCAGGCCGCCATCGAGATCGGGCTGCCGGACGCCGACGTGGACGCCTTCCGCGCCTGGCTCGCCGACGCGACAGCGGGCACGGCCGGCTTCGAACTGGGCGGCGAAGCCTACGGAGACGCCTGACGTTCGGCTCTGACCGGGCATAACGGGCCGGGCTTGGCGGGTCATGACGGGCTGATACGGGAGTAACCGCCCGTGATGTCAGACCCGGCCGTTAGTCTCGGGGATCATGAGACTCCTGCACACGTCCGACTGGCATCTCGGCCGGGCCTTCCACCGGGTGAACATGCTCGGGGCCCAGGCCGGGTTCATCGGTCACCTCGTCACCACCGTGCGCGAGCGCGCGGTGGACGCGGTGGTCGTGGC
This genomic interval from Streptomyces sp. NBC_00557 contains the following:
- a CDS encoding SixA phosphatase family protein, translating into MIARADAGPLRRLVVLRHAKSARPEGVEDHARPLAPRGLRDAPAAGRALAEADCLPDLALCSTAVRARRTWELASAEWGTPPPVRYDRRLYAAAVPELLEAVRETPRQVETLLLVGHNPGLEKLVLELAGDGLDDTLDRVRTKFPTAAIAILSWHGPGWPSLGPGTALLTSLTVPRGTKK
- a CDS encoding YigZ family protein, with the translated sequence MQDQYRTVARAGVHETEINRSRFLCALAPAATEQEAQDFIASVRKEHADATHNCWAYVIGADASVQKASDDGEPGGTAGVPMLQMLLRREMRYVVAVVTRYYGGVKLGAGGLIRAYGGAVGETLDVLGTLTRRRFRLATVTVDHQRAGKLQNDLRATGREVRDVRYGEQAAIEIGLPDADVDAFRAWLADATAGTAGFELGGEAYGDA